In Plasmodium falciparum 3D7 genome assembly, chromosome: 6, the following proteins share a genomic window:
- a CDS encoding eukaryotic translation initiation factor 3 subunit L, putative — protein sequence MAEVSPVEENVIEEIVSFEEEVETFLINLHDFVYHRNAEAIKKLFDTDFYTISEIYFKNIRWPSIKLVDIFYKQKNRFHNLIHSLYEELYYRHVFIIKDITLEDRKNSWDNYKCLLNFITTICTDLSGDSNDNVLVMPNVWIYDFLSEYIYQYQSMCHYRLQLLKDLEKNEEGILFVTRNTEVFESSIVFEVLHNLLLKGEFSTLPLEEKSTFVNNIYNINNEEINSKYQFAYFACCILLNLYVLIGDYYTALKIISNIELNHKALYWKVTLCHLSIFYNIAFSYMMLKRYNDSIKVLSQILIYLSKQKIHVSNQQKYQQNLIHKLIDKMYLIIIICHSLTNTRLDETILQNIKENYSGKFYALQSANEQTYAELFIRVAPKFIDPLSNISFQILSNFQNIQNQTYSSDPTNRQLAIFLKDVSYQKKAFYFISYAKLYHNIQLKKLANLMNYNELINNDDEHEQEQNVSSDIMCVKNCSKQLIWKEGPLYTGDIINSIFGNSFDFFIDLDIVNIKTRAHQKIFIDYFVHQINMSKNLMNNLLGAASTHMYKTKYDNFRKKLKNKTRNKHNNNNNNNNNNNNNNNNNNNNNNNNNNNNNNNNYYYYHKNKQNKQDKQDKQNKLNRQNKQNKQNHLNRHNNQNKPNHQNNMHAQVAAS from the coding sequence atggcTGAGGTGAGCCCCGTTGAAGAAAATGTAATTGAGGAGATAGTAAGTTTTGAAGAAGAAGTTgaaacatttttaataaatttacacGATTTCGTTTATCATCGAAATGCTGAAGCTATAAAGAAATTGTTTGACACTGATTTTTATACAATAtctgaaatatattttaagaatataAGATGGCCTTCAATAAAATTggttgatatattttataaacagAAAAATAGATTTCATAATTTGATTCATTCATTATATGAGGAGTTATATTATCGTcatgtatttataataaaagatataactTTAGAAGATCGAAAGAATTCTTGGgataattataaatgtttattaaattttataacgACTATATGTACTGATTTATCAGGTGATTCGAACGATAATGTATTAGTTATGCCAAATGTTTGgatatatgattttttatcagaatatatataccaaTATCAATCGATGTGTCATTATAGATtacaattattaaaagatttaGAAAAGAACGAAGAGggaatattatttgttacaCGGAATACTGAAGTTTTTGAAAGTAGTATTGTTTTTGAAGtattacataatttattattaaaaggaGAGTTTAGTACATTGCCTTTAGAAGAAAAAAGTACatttgttaataatatttataatataaataatgaagaaataaatagtAAATATCAATTTGCTTATTTTGCttgttgtatattattaaatttatatgtattaataggAGATTATTATACAgctttaaaaattatttctaATATAGAACTCAATCATAAAGCATTATATTGGAAAGTGACATTATGTCATCtgagtatattttataatattgctttttcatatatgatgttaaaaagatataatgatagtataaaagtattatcacaaattctaatatatttatctaagCAAAAAATACATGTCTCTAATCAACAAAAATATCAACAAAATTTAATACATAAACTTATTGATAAAATgtatcttattattattatttgccATTCATTAACAAATACAAGATTAGATGAAACCATTCttcaaaatattaaagaaaattattCAGGGAAATTTTATGCTTTACAGTCAGCCAATGAACAAACATATGCAGAACTATTTATTAGAGTTGCACCTAAATTTATTGATCCTTTATCAAATATCAGTTTTCAAATTTTATcaaattttcaaaatattcaaaatcAAACATATTCTTCGGATCCAACGAATCGACAACTAGCCATCTTCTTAAAAGATGTAtcttatcaaaaaaaagctttttattttatttcttatgctaaattatatcataatattcaattaaaaaaattagcaAATCTTATGaattataatgaattaatcaataatgatgatgaacaCGAACAAGAACAAAACGTATCGTCAGATATTATGTGTGTTAAAAATTGTAGTAAACAATTAATATGGAAAGAAGGACCCTTATATACAGGAGATATTATTAATTCTATCTTTGGAAAttcatttgatttttttattgatctagatattgtaaatattaaaacTAGAGCACaccaaaaaatatttattgattattttgttcatcaAATTAATATGAGTAAAAATTTGATGAATAATTTATTGGGAGCTGCATCGacacatatgtataaaacAAAGTATGACAACTTTAGGAAAAagcttaaaaataaaaccagAAATAAgcacaacaataataataataacaataataataacaataataataacaataataataacaataataataacaataataataataataataataataataattattattattatcacaaaaataaacaaaacaaaCAAGATAAACaagataaacaaaataaactAAATAGgcaaaataaacaaaataaacaaaatcaTCTTAACAGACATAACAATCAAAATAAGCCCAatcatcaaaataatatgcACGCACAAGTAGCTGCTTCGTGA
- a CDS encoding lsm12, putative, translating into MVKKSFDPSLHFGSFLVIKTYDGNIYKGELFCYDIVSDLIIIKGDNKNGTSNIYVLRISIILDVEIKPKVKNTNDNIPMINKNIVQKIEKKALMDFEKAKLRIGIGITEEAQDLFDFIWKTHPDCTWNNKDILVLNGEVRIKPPYGPNDCIAKNDKLKERFATVISKFRQKQKQAQ; encoded by the exons ATGGTTAAAAAAAGTTTTGATCCATCTTTACACTTTGGTAGCTTTTTGGTGATAAAAACTTATGatggtaatatatataaaggagaattattttgttatgaTATAGTTTCagatttaataataataaaaggagataataaaaatgggacatcaaatatatatgtgcttaGAATAAGTATCATACTCGACGTAGAAATAAAACCAAAggtaaaaaatacaaatgacAATATTCCAatgattaataaaaatattgttcaaaaaatagaaaaaaaagctTTGATGGATTTTGAAAAAGCAAAGTTGCGAATTGGAATTGGGATAACGGAGGAGGCCCAAGATTTGTTTGATTTTATATGGAAAAC tcaTCCGGATTGTACTtggaataataaagatatattagtATTAAATGGTGAGGTTAGGATAAAACCACCATATGGACCTAATGATTGTATAGCTAAGAATGACAAGCTGAAAGAGAGATTTGCTACTgtg ATATCTAAATTTCGTCAAAAGCAAAAACAAGCTCAATAA